From Camelus dromedarius isolate mCamDro1 chromosome 2, mCamDro1.pat, whole genome shotgun sequence, one genomic window encodes:
- the NRIP1 gene encoding nuclear receptor-interacting protein 1, with protein MTHGEELGSDVHQDSIVLTYLEGLLMHQAAEGSGTAVDKKSAGRNEEDQNFNISSSAFPTCPGNGPVLNSHAYQGSGMLHLKKARLLQSSEDWNAAKRKRLSDSIVNLNVKKEALLAGMVDNVPKGKQDSTLLASLLQSFSSRLQTVALSQQIRQSLKEQGYTLSHDPLKMEKDLRCYGVASSHLKTLLKKSKAKDQKPDTSLPDVTKNLIRDRFAESPHHVGQSGTKVMSEPLSCAARLQAVASMVEKRASPATSPKPSVACSQLALLLSSEAHLQQYSREHALKTQNANQAASERLAAMARLQENGQKDVGSFQLSKGVSGHLNGQARTSSNKLMASKGTAFPSPMGIVPSSPKNAGYKNSLERNNIKQAANNSLLLHLLKSQTIPKPMNGHSHSERGSVFEDSSTPTTIDEYSDNNPSFTDDSSGDESSYSNCVPIDLSCKHRIEKPAPDQPVSLDNLTQSLLNTWDPKVPEVDLKEDQDTSKNSKLNSHQKVTLLQLLLGHKNEENIERNSSPQEVHGEVTKFRTQKYMRTSVIESPGTNRTTPVSTPPLLASTKAESPINLSQHSLVIRWNSPPYACGPQSERPTNTASNHLMDLTKSKELQGEKPVQNEGAQNSATFSASKLLQNLAQCGMQSSMSGEEQRPSKQLLGVNTDRPTGVIDRLNSPLLSNKTNTAEESKAFGSPATGPEPGLSGSEIENLLERRTVLQLLLGNPNKGKSEKKEMVPLRDESTQEHTDRALSEQILMVKIKSEPCDDLQTHNTNAHLSHDAKDAPFLGMAPPGQRSAAALPASEDFKSEPISPQDFSFSRNGLLSRLLRQNQESYLADDLDTSQRNSELTLLESKNLCMAPKKRKLYTEPLENPFKKVKNNTVDAANSHSAPEALYGSLLNQQELKLSRSDLEFKYPASHGSASESEPRNWARESKSFNVLKQLLLSENCVRDLSQHRSNSVIDSKKKGHKNNVTNSRPEFSISSLTGLMCSAAQPSSGMDSRTFPYPGAAKTPASPPFPEPVGCTGSRPESGLVNGCSVPSEKGPIKWVITDVDKNEYDKDSPRLTKTNPILYYMLQKGGSSVTSRETQDKDIWREPSSAESISQVTVKEELFPAAETKASFFNLRSPYNSHMGNNASRPHSANGEVYGLLGNMLTIKKESE; from the coding sequence ATGACTCATGGAGAAGAGCTTGGCTCTGATGTGCACCAGGATTCTATTGTTTTAACTTACCTAGAAGGATTACTAATGCATCAGGCAGCAGAGGGATCAGGTACTGCCGTCGACAAAAAGTCTGCTGGGCGTAATGAAGAAGATCAGAACTTTAACATTTCTAGTAGTGCGTTTCCCACCTGTCCAGGTAATGGTCCAGTTCTCAATTCACATGCGTATCAGGGATCTGGCATGCTGCATCTCAAAAAAGCCAGACTACTGCAGTCTTCTGAGGACTGGAATGCAGCGAAGCGGAAGAGGCTGTCTGATTCCATCGTAAATTTAAACGTGAAGAAGGAGGCTTTGCTGGCCGGCATGGTTGACAATGTGCCTAAAGGCAAACAGGATAGCACATTACTGGCCTCTTTGCTTCAGTCGTTCAGCTCCAGGCTGCAGACTGTTGCTCTGTCACAACAAATTAGGCAGAGCCTCAAGGAGCAAGGATATACCCTCAGTCATGAccctttaaaaatggagaaagattTAAGGTGCTACGGTGTTGCATCAAgtcatttaaaaactttgttGAAGAAAAGTAAAGCTAAAGATCAAAAGCCTGATACCAGTCTCCCTGATGTAACTAAAAACCTCATCAGAGACAGGTTCGCAGAGTCGCCTCATCATGTTGGGCAGAGTGGAACGAAGGTCATGAGTGAACCTTTGTCGTGTGCGGCCAGATTGCAGGCTGTTGCGAGCATGGTGGAGAAAAGGGCTAGTCCCGCCACTTCGCCCAAGCCTAGTGTCGCTTGTAGCCAGCTCGCTTTACTCCTTTCCAGCGAGGCTCATTTACAGCAATATTCTCGAGAACatgctttaaaaacacaaaatgcaaATCAAGCAGCGAGTGAAAGACTGGCTGCTATGGCCAGGTTACAAGAAAATGGCCAGAAGGATGTCGGCAGTTTCCAGCTCTCAAAAGGAGTGTCAGGCCATCTTAACGGTCAGGCTAGAACATCATCAAACAAACTAATGGCTAGCAAAGGTACAGCGTTTCCAAGTCCTATGGGTATCGTTCCTTCCTCCCCCAAAAATGCAGGCTATAAGAACTCACTGGaaagaaacaatataaaacaaGCTGCTAATAACAGTTTGCTTCTACATCTTCTCAAAAGCCAGACCATACCTAAGCCAATGAACGGACACAGTCACAGTGAGAGAGGAAGCGTTTTCGAGGACAGCAGTACACCTACAACTATTGACGAGTACTCGGATAACAATCCTAGTTTTACAGATGATAGCAGTGGTGATGAAAGCTCTTATTCCAACTGTGTTCCCATAGACTTGTCTTGCAAACACCGAATCGAAAAGCCCGCACCCGACCAGCCTGTTTCTCTGGATAACTTAACCCAGTCCTTGCTAAACACTTGGGATCCGAAAGTCCCCGAAGTAGATCTCAAAGAAGATCAAGATACCTCAAAGAATTCTAAGCTAAATTCACACCAGAAAGTAACCCTCCTTCAGTTGCTACTTGGCCataagaatgaagaaaacatagaaagaaaCAGCAGTCCTCAGGAAGTACACGGCGAGGTGACGAAGTTCAGGACGCAGAAGTACATGAGGACTTCTGTGATAGAAAGCCCTGGTACCAATAGGACTACCCCAGTGAGCACTCCACCGCTGCTTGCATCCACCAAAGCAGAGTCTCCCATCAATCTTTCCCAACACTCACTGGTCATCAGGTGGAATTCCCCACCATATGCCTGTGGCCCCCAGTCCGAAAGGCCAACGAATACTGCGTCTAACCACTTGATGGACCTGACAAAGAGCAAAGAATTGCAAGGAGAGAAACCAGTCCAAAATGAAGGTGCACAAAACTCTGCAACTTTCAGTGCCAGTAAGCTGTTACAGAATTTAGCGCAGTGTGGAATGCAGTCTTCCATGTCGGGGGAAGAGCAGAGACCCAGTAAGCAGCTGCTCGGTGTAAACACAGACAGACCTACAGGTGTGATTGATAGATTAAACAGCCCTCTGCTCTCCAATAAAACAAATACAGCTGAAGAAAGTAAAGCGTTCGGCAGTCCGGCAACAGGTCCTGAGCCAGGACTCTCTGgttcagaaatagaaaatctccTTGAAAGGCGCACTGTCCTCCAGTTGCTCCTGGGAAACCCCAACAAAGggaagagtgaaaaaaaagaaatggttccCTTAAGAGATGAAAGCACTCAGGAACACACGGATAGAGCTTTAAGTGAACAAATCTTGAtggtgaaaataaaatctgagccTTGTGACGACTTACAGACTCACAACACCAACGCACACTTGAGCCACGATGCTAAGGACGCCCCGTTCTTGGGGATGGCTCCTCCGGGGCAGAGAAGCGCTGCTGCCTTACCGGCATCCGAGGACTTTAAATCGGAGCCCATCTCACctcaggatttttctttctcaaggaaCGGTCTGCTCAGTCGACTGCTGAGACAAAATCAAGAGAGTTACCTGGCCGATGACCTGGACACCAGTCAGAGAAATAGTGAACTGACGCTTCTAGAGTCAAAGAATCTTTGCATGGCCCCTAAGAAAAGGAAGCTTTATACTGAGCCCTtagaaaatccatttaaaaaggtgaaaaataacACAGTCGATGCTGCAAACAGTCACAGTGCCCCGGAGGCACTGTACGGGTCCTTGCTTAACCAGCAAGAGCTGAAGTTGAGCCGAAGTGATCTTGAATTTAAATATCCTGCCAGTCACGGTTCAGCCAGCGAAAGCGAGCCTCGGAATTGGGCCAGAGAGAGCAAAAGCTTCAATGTTCTGAAACAGCTGCTTCTCTCAGAGAACTGTGTGAGAGATCTGTCCCAGCACAGGAGTAACTCTGTCATCGACAGtaaaaagaaaggacacaaaaATAACGTGACCAACAGCAGGCCTGAATTCAGCATTTCCTCTCTCACCGGACTGATGTGCAGTGCTGCCCAGCCCAGCAGCGGCATGGACAGCAGGACATTCCCGTACCCGGGAGCGGCAAAAACGCCTGCCAGCCCTCCTTTCCCCGAGCCCGTGGGCTGCACGGGGTCTCGACCCGAGTCTGGGCTTGTGAATGGGTGTTCCGTGCCCAGTGAGAAGGGACCCATTAAGTGGGTCATCACAGATGTGGACAAGAATGAGTACGACAAAGACTCCCCTAGACTGACCAAAACTAACCCGATCCTGTATTACATGCTCCAGAAAGGGGGCAGTTCTGTTACCAGTCGAGAAACACAGGACAAGGACATTTGGAGGGAGCCTTCATCTGCTGAAAGTATCTCACAGGTTACAGTCAAAGAAGAGTTATTTCCTGCTGCAGAAACTAAAGCTTCTTTCTTTAATTTAAGAAGCCCTTATAATAGCCATATGGGAAATAATGCCTCGCGCCCACACAGCGCAAATGGAGAAGTTTATGGACTTCTGGGAAACATGctaacaataaaaaaggaatcagaGTAA